A single window of Malus sylvestris chromosome 5, drMalSylv7.2, whole genome shotgun sequence DNA harbors:
- the LOC126621430 gene encoding ribonuclease 2-like, protein MAILSAQFASAVALIAVGASLCLIDAKQAGIGFEIGSRGGGGQREFDYFNLALQWPGTFCQRTRHCCSSNACCRGSNAPTMFTIHGLWPDYNDGTWPACCTRKTFDDKEISTLHDALEKYWPSLSCGKPSSCHGGKGSFWGHEWEKHGTCSSPVVGDEYNYFLTTLNVYFKYNVTQILNEAGYVPSNTEKYPLGGIVSAIQNAFRATPRLVCKKGALEELHLCFYKDFQPRDCLVGSGSLSDKLASSSSCPSFVSIPAYASLGLGGGEAEISSA, encoded by the exons ATGGCTATTCTCTCTGCTCAATTCGCCTCTGCAGTAGCACTGATTGCGGTGGGCGCTTCTCTGTGCCTGATCGATGCCAAGCAAGCCGGAATCGGATTCGAAATCGGAagcagaggaggaggagggcagAGGGAGTTCGATTACTTCAACTTGGCCCTGCAATGGCCTGGCACTTTCTGTCAGCGCACCCGCCATTGTTGCTCCTCCAATGCTTGCTGCCGCGG CTCAAATGCTCCAACCATGTTTACAATCC ATGGATTGTGGCCTGACTACAATGATGGAACTTGGCCTGCCTGTTGCACACGGAAAACCTTTGATGATAAGGAG ATCTCAACATTGCACGATGCTTTAGAGAAATACTGGCCATCTTTAAGCTGTGGTAAACCATCATCCTGCCATGGTGGAAAAGGATCATTTTGGGGTCATGAG TGGG AGAAGCACGGAACTTGCTCCTCTCCAGTAGTTGGAGATGAATACAATTACTTTTTGACAACCCTCAATGTCTATTTTAAGTACAATGTCACT CAAATCCTGAATGAAGCAGGATATGTACCATCCAATACTGAAAAATATCCTCTTGGAGGCATTGTTTCTGCTATTCAGAATGCTTTCCGGGCAACCCCGAGGTTGGTTTGCAAAAAAGGGGCCTTGGAGGAACTTCATCTATGCTTCTACAAGGATTTCCAG CCTCGGGATTGTCTGGTTGGATCTGGCAGTCTAAGTGACAAGTTAGCTTCAAGTAGCTCATGTCCCAGTTTTGTCAGCATACCAGCATATGCATCATTGG GGCTCGGCGGTGGTGAAGCTGAGATTTCAAGTGCCTGA